One region of Mucilaginibacter gotjawali genomic DNA includes:
- a CDS encoding penicillin-binding protein 1A, producing the protein MFRRIKNRFLRYLVIFIYFIIIFFCSIELNFLWLFGYSPDMQDIKNPSMSLSSEVYYADGTLIGRYFKENRSPVEYKEISPYIINALVSTEDVRFYSHHGVDFYSFFTSMLSTAKGDKRGGSTITQQLAKNLFETRKRKSQGIIKHVPLINTIVYKCKEWLTAFKIEHVYSKEEILTLYLNTVPFGSNSFGIKTATLKFFNKTPDQLTPAEAATLVGMLKATSTYNPISNPKRSLERRNTVLAKMLKYGKLTKAEYDENVQTPINLDLSYTGNEGQGDSYLREAVERWLKKWCHDNDYDLYNDGLKIYTTIDPKMQQYAEEAVAEKMKMLQKRFNDLWGKKNPWRDLDGKEIVDFVKKAEEHLPIYALLQKKYHNDTVPIKKYFETPRKMKVFTWKGERDTTFSSVDSIKYYARLLNTGMMTIEPSTGKIKDWVGGINFKYFNYDHVNQSKRQAGSTFKPFAYLTALDNGFTPCDKFTDQFVSIKYTDEGRQQVWEPKNASFKFTGQEMSLRWAMGASVNSITAQLTEKVGWDKIVEYAHKVGIESPLKSVPSVSLGSNDVSVYEMVRAYSTFLNKGKKIDPLLVTRITNQDGDVLAEFDLKSEQVISPETAWLMLYMFRGGMEEPGGTSQALWEYPGLWKKNNQIGGKTGTSSGYVDGWYMGVTKDLVTGIWVGADDRSVHFNSSETGEGSHTALPIFGAFMEKVYADPKLGYTYGPFPKPWVKITKEYDCPSPHIDTDSLTNDSVTMPVDTNKIKADTAGGG; encoded by the coding sequence ATGTTCAGGCGTATAAAAAACCGATTTCTAAGATATCTTGTCATCTTTATTTATTTTATCATTATTTTTTTCTGTTCCATTGAATTAAACTTTCTTTGGCTGTTTGGTTACTCGCCTGACATGCAGGACATTAAAAACCCCTCCATGTCCTTGTCTTCCGAAGTTTATTATGCTGATGGTACCCTGATAGGGCGGTATTTTAAAGAAAACCGTTCGCCGGTTGAATATAAAGAGATCTCACCCTACATCATTAATGCCCTGGTATCAACTGAGGATGTTCGGTTTTATAGTCATCACGGGGTTGACTTTTATTCCTTTTTCACCAGTATGCTTTCAACGGCCAAAGGAGATAAACGCGGTGGCAGTACAATTACCCAGCAATTAGCGAAAAACCTTTTCGAAACCCGGAAGCGCAAATCGCAGGGCATTATCAAACATGTGCCTTTGATAAATACCATTGTTTATAAATGCAAGGAATGGCTAACAGCATTTAAAATTGAACACGTTTACAGTAAAGAGGAGATTTTAACACTCTATTTAAATACGGTTCCTTTCGGCAGCAACTCCTTTGGTATAAAAACCGCCACATTGAAATTTTTCAATAAAACGCCTGATCAGCTAACGCCCGCTGAGGCTGCCACGCTTGTAGGGATGTTAAAGGCCACTTCTACTTACAATCCAATCAGCAATCCGAAGCGTTCGCTTGAACGGCGCAATACTGTATTGGCTAAAATGTTAAAATATGGTAAACTGACCAAGGCAGAATATGATGAAAATGTGCAAACACCTATCAACCTTGACCTGAGTTATACAGGCAATGAAGGCCAGGGTGATTCGTACCTGCGGGAAGCGGTGGAGCGGTGGTTAAAAAAATGGTGCCACGATAATGATTATGACCTTTACAACGACGGCCTGAAAATTTACACCACGATAGACCCCAAAATGCAGCAGTATGCCGAAGAAGCTGTGGCCGAAAAAATGAAAATGCTGCAAAAGCGTTTTAATGATCTTTGGGGCAAAAAGAATCCATGGCGTGACCTGGATGGCAAAGAAATAGTTGATTTTGTAAAGAAGGCTGAAGAGCATTTGCCGATCTATGCGCTGCTTCAAAAAAAGTATCATAATGACACGGTGCCAATAAAAAAATATTTTGAAACGCCCAGGAAGATGAAGGTATTTACCTGGAAAGGTGAGCGCGACACAACCTTTTCAAGCGTTGATTCTATTAAATATTATGCCCGCCTGTTAAATACGGGGATGATGACCATTGAGCCGTCAACAGGCAAAATAAAGGACTGGGTTGGGGGCATAAATTTTAAATACTTTAATTATGACCACGTAAACCAGTCAAAACGGCAAGCCGGTTCAACATTTAAACCATTTGCTTATTTAACAGCGCTTGATAACGGTTTTACGCCTTGCGATAAATTTACCGACCAGTTTGTTTCCATAAAATACACCGATGAGGGCAGGCAACAGGTTTGGGAACCCAAAAATGCTTCATTTAAATTTACAGGACAGGAAATGTCTTTACGCTGGGCAATGGGCGCATCTGTAAACTCCATTACGGCACAGTTAACCGAAAAGGTTGGCTGGGATAAAATTGTTGAGTATGCTCATAAAGTTGGCATTGAAAGTCCTTTAAAGTCGGTACCATCGGTATCATTGGGATCAAACGATGTATCGGTGTATGAAATGGTTAGGGCTTACAGTACTTTTTTAAATAAAGGGAAAAAGATAGACCCATTGCTGGTTACAAGAATAACCAACCAGGATGGTGATGTGCTTGCGGAATTTGATTTGAAGAGCGAACAGGTAATAAGCCCGGAAACAGCCTGGTTAATGCTGTACATGTTCAGGGGTGGTATGGAAGAGCCGGGAGGCACATCACAGGCTTTATGGGAATACCCCGGCTTATGGAAAAAAAATAACCAGATTGGCGGAAAAACCGGCACCTCATCCGGTTATGTTGATGGCTGGTATATGGGTGTTACAAAAGACCTGGTTACAGGTATATGGGTAGGCGCCGATGACCGCAGCGTACATTTTAACAGTTCGGAAACCGGCGAAGGTTCGCATACGGCTTTGCCAATATTTGGCGCGTTTATGGAAAAGGTTTATGCCGACCCTAAGTTAGGGTACACCTACGGGCCTTTTCCGAAGCCATGGGTAAAAATCACCAAAGAATATGATTGCCCGTCGCCGCATATTGATACGGATTCCTTAACTAATGACAGCGTGACGATGCCTGTCGATACCAATAAAATTAAGGCCGATACTGCAGGGGGTGGTTGA
- a CDS encoding polyphosphate kinase 2 family protein, giving the protein MKSIINKFKIIDGEKFSLEDMPTDFSGDYKKEDTEALLASMIKETAAMQDALYADNRYALLIIFQAMDAAGKDGAISHTLSGLNPEGCEVFSFKQPSTEELDHDFLWRHYKALPEFGRIGVHNRSHYENVLITKVHPELLLQEKLPGIKDVKDVDKKFWKHRYESIRAFEKHLSENGTVIIKFFLNVSKAEQKQRFLQRIEDPEKNWKFSAADVYEREFWEDYMKAYEKAIQETSTESSPWYVLPADKKWFTRIAISTIILDTLKGLKLKYPVLPKEEKAKLEDAKKKLMGE; this is encoded by the coding sequence ATGAAGAGCATAATTAATAAATTTAAAATAATTGACGGCGAAAAATTTTCCCTGGAGGATATGCCTACTGATTTTTCCGGCGACTATAAAAAAGAAGATACGGAAGCGCTTTTAGCGAGCATGATCAAAGAAACGGCCGCCATGCAGGATGCTTTATATGCTGATAACAGGTATGCGCTGCTCATCATTTTCCAGGCGATGGATGCCGCCGGAAAGGATGGCGCTATATCTCATACATTATCAGGCTTAAACCCCGAGGGATGCGAAGTATTTAGTTTTAAACAGCCCAGTACTGAAGAACTCGATCACGACTTCTTATGGCGTCATTATAAGGCCCTGCCTGAATTTGGACGGATAGGGGTACATAACCGCTCGCATTACGAAAATGTGCTGATCACAAAGGTGCATCCCGAATTATTATTGCAGGAAAAGCTGCCGGGCATAAAAGATGTGAAAGACGTTGATAAAAAGTTCTGGAAACACCGTTATGAAAGTATCCGTGCATTTGAAAAACATTTATCCGAAAATGGCACGGTGATCATCAAATTTTTCTTAAACGTATCCAAGGCGGAACAAAAACAGCGCTTTTTACAGCGAATAGAAGACCCTGAAAAGAACTGGAAATTCTCTGCAGCTGACGTTTACGAGCGGGAGTTTTGGGAAGATTATATGAAGGCATATGAAAAGGCCATTCAAGAAACGTCAACCGAAAGCAGCCCCTGGTATGTGCTGCCCGCTGATAAAAAGTGGTTTACCCGTATAGCCATATCCACCATTATCCTGGATACTTTAAAAGGGTTAAAACTGAAATACCCGGTTTTGCCAAAAGAGGAGAAGGCGAAGCTGGAGGACGCGAAGAAAAAGTTGATGGGAGAATAA
- a CDS encoding vanadium-dependent haloperoxidase: protein MKRTSLFTIIPALILSGIHPVYALKKKTLSGDVVIQWNQVSLKAAKIAKQNTNEASRTVAIEAIAVYDAVNSIKGIGKPYHYFVKPGGGASAVAAAAQAAHDVLVNYFPAQKAQLDSVLTVSLQGATDGPVDKGQKVGAAAAADIIALRANDGAAPNVTYPGPAKPGIGEYRPTPSGFLPGINQQWGKIKPFLLTSGDQFRPAAPPAPGTDDFKKALAEVADIGSAKSTTRTVDQTHIAQFYKQDAELTVNEAARILAKQHGSSLEESALVFLLTDLAEADARIALFDAKYNYLFWRPVTALNADADGLVTNNYATWLPLLTTPPHPSYPCGHCGTVAAGFEVLKKFYGDKNTIELHTTTAGEPSRVIGSLTEGEQENDLSRLYGGIHYRFDIDAAQQLGLKIAAYVLANGPKANK, encoded by the coding sequence ATGAAACGTACCTCACTGTTCACAATTATTCCTGCTCTGATTTTATCGGGCATTCACCCGGTTTATGCGCTTAAAAAGAAAACCTTATCCGGAGATGTGGTTATTCAATGGAACCAGGTTAGTTTAAAAGCGGCGAAAATCGCCAAACAAAACACTAACGAAGCCAGCCGTACTGTAGCAATAGAAGCAATTGCCGTTTATGATGCTGTAAATTCAATCAAGGGCATCGGCAAACCTTATCATTACTTTGTAAAGCCAGGCGGCGGCGCATCAGCAGTAGCCGCGGCAGCACAGGCTGCGCACGATGTGCTGGTTAACTATTTCCCCGCGCAAAAAGCCCAGCTCGATTCCGTTTTAACGGTAAGTTTACAAGGGGCTACCGACGGCCCGGTTGATAAGGGCCAAAAAGTAGGCGCGGCTGCGGCTGCCGACATCATAGCCCTGCGTGCAAATGATGGGGCGGCACCAAACGTCACTTATCCCGGGCCTGCAAAACCAGGAATAGGGGAGTACCGGCCAACCCCATCCGGCTTTTTACCGGGTATTAACCAGCAATGGGGAAAGATAAAGCCGTTTTTATTAACAAGCGGCGATCAGTTCAGGCCGGCAGCGCCGCCAGCGCCGGGAACAGACGACTTTAAAAAAGCATTAGCGGAAGTGGCCGATATCGGGTCAGCGAAAAGCACAACACGTACTGTTGATCAAACCCATATAGCGCAGTTTTATAAGCAGGATGCCGAATTAACAGTAAATGAGGCCGCCAGGATCCTCGCCAAACAACATGGATCATCATTGGAAGAAAGCGCGCTTGTCTTCCTGTTGACCGATCTGGCAGAAGCTGATGCGCGGATCGCACTTTTCGACGCTAAATATAACTACCTGTTCTGGCGGCCCGTAACAGCGTTGAATGCGGATGCTGATGGCTTGGTTACCAATAACTATGCTACCTGGCTGCCCTTATTAACAACCCCGCCGCACCCATCATATCCATGCGGACACTGCGGTACAGTGGCGGCAGGTTTTGAAGTGCTTAAAAAGTTTTATGGCGACAAAAATACCATCGAACTGCATACCACAACGGCGGGCGAACCCTCACGGGTAATCGGGTCGCTAACAGAGGGCGAACAGGAGAATGACCTGAGTAGATTATACGGCGGAATTCATTATCGTTTTGATATAGATGCCGCCCAACAACTGGGGCTTAAAATAGCAGCATACGTGCTGGCAAATGGCCCCAAAGCCAATAAATAG